A single genomic interval of Rhodopseudomonas palustris harbors:
- a CDS encoding cobalamin B12-binding domain-containing protein, translating to MHTESIVSTVIPHLVVKHTSAKTRVAQDPAEARAAELARLLIAPNLADAFDLIDKSLARAASPTALFTGLFEPTARSLGNLWAEDACSEFEVTIGLCHLQTAMRRISFDLLSAPLARSQPRSVLLVSQPGEPHSFCAALHAELLRQAGWNTVSEFPDTDRALSELVANGWFDAVNISLSPALRREHWLPRMAETIRKLRAASRNPALAVVASGRVFAERSDAVALVGADAATISSVQIERCLMRSLLNRTARPAANFAWI from the coding sequence GTGCATACCGAAAGCATTGTCTCGACTGTTATTCCGCATCTCGTCGTCAAACACACCTCCGCCAAGACCCGCGTTGCGCAGGATCCGGCGGAAGCTCGAGCCGCGGAACTCGCCCGGCTCCTGATCGCGCCGAACCTCGCCGACGCGTTCGACCTGATCGACAAATCACTGGCGCGGGCGGCGTCGCCGACCGCGCTGTTCACCGGACTGTTCGAACCGACCGCCCGCAGTCTGGGCAATCTGTGGGCCGAGGACGCCTGCAGCGAATTCGAAGTCACGATCGGCCTCTGTCATCTGCAGACGGCGATGCGCCGGATCAGCTTCGATCTGTTGTCGGCGCCGCTGGCGCGGTCGCAGCCGCGCAGCGTGCTGCTGGTGTCGCAGCCAGGCGAGCCGCATTCGTTCTGCGCGGCACTCCACGCCGAGCTGCTGCGTCAGGCCGGCTGGAATACCGTCAGCGAATTCCCAGACACCGATCGCGCACTGTCGGAGCTGGTCGCCAACGGTTGGTTCGATGCAGTCAACATCTCGCTGTCGCCGGCGCTGCGACGCGAACACTGGCTGCCGCGAATGGCCGAGACCATCCGCAAGCTGCGCGCCGCGTCGCGCAACCCGGCGCTGGCGGTGGTCGCCAGCGGCCGCGTATTCGCCGAACGCAGCGATGCCGTCGCTCTCGTCGGGGCCGACGCCGCGACGATCTCTTCGGTGCAGATCGAGCGTTGCCTGATGCGCTCATTGCTCAATCGCACTGCGCGTCCGGCGGCGAACTTCGCCTGGATCTGA
- a CDS encoding RuBisCO large subunit C-terminal-like domain-containing protein, whose product MTPDDIAGFYAKRADLDLDNYIELDFDFECAGDPREAAAHLCSEQSTAQWRRVGFDEDFRPRFAAKVLELSAEPRPLGFSVPVECAARGPVHACRVTIAHPHGNFGAKIPNLLSAVCGEGVFFSPGIPLIRLQDIRFPESYLAAFDGPRFGIAGVRERLQAFDRPIFFGVIKPNIGLPPQPFAELGYQSWTGGLDIAKDDEMLADVDWCPLAERAALLGDACRRASAETGVPKIYLANITDEVDRLTELHDVAVANGAGALLINAMPVGLSAVRMLRKHATVPLIAHFPFIAAFSRLANYGIHSRVMTRLQRLAGFDVVIMPGFGPRMMTPEHEVLDCIRACLEPMGPIKPCLPVPGGSDSAATLENVYRKVGSADFGFVPGRGVFGHPMGPAAGATSIRQAWDAIAAGIPVADHAASHPELAAALKAFGGR is encoded by the coding sequence ATGACGCCGGACGACATCGCAGGCTTCTACGCCAAGCGCGCGGATCTCGACCTCGACAATTACATCGAGCTGGATTTCGATTTCGAATGCGCTGGCGATCCGCGCGAAGCGGCGGCGCATCTATGCAGCGAGCAGTCGACGGCGCAGTGGCGCCGGGTTGGTTTCGACGAAGATTTCCGTCCGCGCTTCGCCGCCAAGGTGTTGGAGCTGTCGGCGGAGCCACGCCCCTTGGGTTTCAGCGTTCCGGTCGAGTGCGCGGCGCGCGGGCCGGTGCATGCCTGCCGCGTCACCATCGCGCATCCGCACGGCAATTTCGGCGCGAAGATTCCGAACTTGCTGTCGGCCGTCTGCGGCGAGGGCGTGTTCTTCTCGCCCGGCATCCCGCTGATCCGGCTGCAGGACATTCGGTTTCCGGAGTCGTATCTCGCCGCGTTCGATGGCCCGCGCTTTGGCATCGCAGGCGTGCGCGAGCGGCTTCAGGCGTTCGATCGTCCGATCTTCTTCGGGGTGATCAAGCCGAATATCGGCCTGCCGCCGCAGCCGTTCGCCGAGCTCGGCTATCAGAGCTGGACCGGTGGCCTCGACATCGCCAAGGACGACGAGATGCTGGCGGATGTCGATTGGTGTCCGCTGGCCGAGCGCGCCGCGCTGCTCGGCGATGCCTGCCGTCGTGCCTCAGCGGAAACTGGCGTACCGAAGATCTATCTTGCCAATATCACCGACGAGGTCGACCGGCTGACCGAGCTGCACGACGTCGCTGTCGCCAATGGGGCCGGCGCGCTGCTGATCAATGCGATGCCGGTTGGGCTGTCCGCGGTGCGGATGCTGCGCAAGCACGCCACCGTGCCGCTGATCGCACACTTCCCCTTTATCGCCGCGTTCAGCCGGCTGGCGAATTACGGCATCCATTCGCGGGTGATGACGCGGCTGCAGCGATTGGCGGGCTTCGACGTCGTGATCATGCCGGGCTTCGGTCCGCGGATGATGACGCCGGAACACGAGGTGCTCGACTGCATCCGCGCCTGCCTGGAGCCGATGGGGCCGATCAAGCCGTGTCTGCCGGTGCCGGGCGGCAGCGACTCCGCGGCGACGCTGGAGAATGTGTATCGCAAGGTCGGCAGCGCCGATTTCGGCTTCGTGCCCGGCCGCGGCGTGTTCGGCCATCCGATGGGGCCGGCCGCGGGCGCGACTTCGATCCGGCAGGCCTGGGACGCGATTGCCGCGGGCATCCCGGTGGCCGATCACGCCGCCAGCCATCCTGAGTTGGCGGCAGCGCTGAAAGCTTTCGGCGGGCGCTGA
- a CDS encoding secondary thiamine-phosphate synthase enzyme YjbQ, translating to MQIQRHRIELATTAPIQLIDITDQVRRFVTSSGIKDGLVTVSCLHTTARINVNEREEKLERDMLTFLKRFVPRDGDYLHNLDPVDGRDNAHSHLIGLFMNSSETIPVAKGTMVLGEWQSVFFIELDGPRERRGVELQIIG from the coding sequence ATGCAGATTCAACGTCACCGTATCGAACTCGCCACCACCGCGCCGATCCAGTTGATCGACATCACCGACCAGGTCCGCCGCTTCGTCACCTCGAGTGGCATCAAGGACGGTCTGGTTACGGTGAGCTGCCTGCACACCACGGCGCGGATCAACGTCAACGAGCGCGAGGAAAAGCTCGAGCGCGACATGCTGACGTTTCTGAAGCGCTTCGTGCCGCGTGACGGCGACTATCTGCACAATCTCGATCCAGTCGATGGCCGCGACAACGCGCACTCGCATCTGATCGGGCTGTTCATGAATTCGTCGGAGACGATTCCGGTCGCCAAAGGCACCATGGTGCTCGGCGAATGGCAGTCGGTGTTCTTCATCGAGCTCGACGGTCCGCGCGAGCGCCGCGGCGTCGAACTGCAGATCATCGGGTAA
- a CDS encoding acyltransferase family protein, with protein MRPAYRSDIDGLRAIAVLLVVGFHAFPAEVRGGFIGVDVFFVISGFLITSIICQALDRGDFSFATFYARRINRIFPALLLVLAACAIGGWFLQFPVDYRDAGKAIGFGAAFLANVALLHDSGYFDTSSELNPLLHLWSLGVEEQFYLLWPPVIILAWRWKNGAVAAAVAILLASFVTNLLLTPTHQSAAFYLPVTRFWELMTGCLLAIATATRAAPLAQHAARLRNIGAVAGLALIATGATLIDRSRAFPGWWAVLPVLGAALLIGTGPGTWVGRRLLGNRAMVYVGLISYPLYLWHWPVLAAIRIVRLGEEPPPLMKLIAVLVAFGLADFTYRFVEPKIRYRPTRAKTAAAFAGVALVGLLGAGIYVAGGVPSRFSAGVQIVARDHQAEAMPAYRLKSCFLSSGSTFARECDDAALPGVPRIALWGDSHAAHLYPGLRAVQKSEGGFVLSQYTTAGCPPIFGYVSVQTPGCTAANANARERLKAIKPDTVILVARQWHDYDGADRDPAAIDAMIKATLAELHSIGIERIVVVGKFPSWRTPPKRILAQAYRSEAAGLTTASDIPTRDGPPRLDRSEAEANERLRAFFTAQGIEFISPTPVYCNDQGCLLAVPGSGTPVTFDGSHLTIASSQFFVRQIMKELLGR; from the coding sequence ATGAGACCAGCCTATCGCAGCGATATCGATGGCCTGCGCGCGATCGCAGTGCTGCTGGTGGTTGGGTTCCACGCCTTTCCGGCGGAGGTCCGCGGCGGCTTTATCGGCGTCGACGTTTTCTTCGTGATCTCCGGTTTCCTGATCACGTCGATCATCTGCCAGGCGCTCGACCGCGGCGACTTCAGCTTCGCGACGTTCTACGCCCGCCGCATCAACCGCATCTTCCCGGCGCTGCTGCTGGTGCTGGCGGCCTGCGCGATCGGTGGCTGGTTCCTGCAGTTCCCGGTCGATTATCGCGACGCCGGCAAGGCGATCGGCTTCGGCGCCGCGTTCCTCGCCAACGTCGCGTTGCTGCACGATTCCGGTTACTTCGACACCTCCTCGGAGCTGAACCCACTGCTGCATCTGTGGTCGCTCGGAGTCGAGGAGCAGTTCTATCTGCTGTGGCCGCCGGTGATCATCCTGGCGTGGCGCTGGAAGAACGGCGCCGTGGCGGCGGCAGTAGCAATCCTGCTGGCATCATTCGTCACCAACCTGCTGCTGACACCGACACATCAATCCGCCGCGTTCTATCTGCCGGTGACGCGGTTCTGGGAACTGATGACCGGCTGTCTGCTGGCAATCGCCACGGCAACCCGCGCGGCGCCACTCGCGCAGCACGCCGCCCGCCTGCGCAATATCGGCGCGGTCGCCGGCCTCGCGCTGATCGCGACCGGCGCCACCCTGATCGACCGCAGCCGCGCCTTTCCGGGCTGGTGGGCGGTGCTGCCGGTGCTCGGCGCCGCACTGCTAATCGGCACCGGTCCCGGCACCTGGGTCGGTCGGCGGTTGCTCGGCAATCGCGCCATGGTCTATGTCGGGTTGATCAGCTACCCGCTTTATCTGTGGCACTGGCCTGTGCTCGCAGCGATCCGGATCGTGCGGCTCGGCGAGGAGCCGCCACCGCTGATGAAGCTGATCGCAGTTCTGGTGGCATTCGGGCTCGCCGACTTCACCTACCGGTTCGTCGAGCCGAAGATCCGCTATCGGCCGACCCGCGCCAAGACTGCCGCAGCCTTCGCCGGCGTCGCGCTAGTCGGACTTCTCGGCGCCGGCATTTACGTCGCGGGTGGTGTGCCATCGCGGTTCAGCGCCGGCGTGCAGATCGTCGCCCGCGATCATCAGGCCGAGGCGATGCCGGCGTATCGGCTGAAGAGCTGCTTCCTCAGTTCAGGCTCGACGTTCGCGCGCGAATGCGACGACGCGGCCTTGCCGGGCGTGCCGCGGATCGCGCTGTGGGGCGATTCGCACGCCGCGCATCTCTATCCTGGGCTGCGCGCCGTGCAGAAGAGCGAGGGCGGCTTTGTGCTGTCGCAGTACACGACCGCCGGCTGCCCGCCGATCTTCGGTTACGTCAGCGTCCAGACGCCGGGATGCACCGCCGCCAACGCCAATGCACGGGAGCGGCTGAAAGCGATCAAGCCGGACACCGTGATCCTGGTCGCCCGGCAGTGGCACGACTATGACGGCGCCGATCGCGATCCGGCGGCGATCGACGCGATGATCAAGGCAACGCTCGCCGAACTGCACAGCATCGGCATCGAGCGGATCGTCGTGGTCGGGAAATTTCCGAGCTGGCGAACCCCGCCAAAGCGCATTCTGGCGCAGGCCTACCGGTCCGAAGCCGCCGGCCTCACCACCGCATCCGACATACCCACGCGCGACGGACCACCGCGGCTGGATCGCTCGGAAGCCGAGGCCAACGAGCGGCTGCGCGCGTTCTTCACGGCGCAAGGCATCGAGTTCATTTCGCCGACGCCGGTGTATTGCAATGATCAGGGCTGCCTGCTTGCGGTGCCAGGCAGCGGCACCCCGGTGACATTCGACGGCAGCCACCTCACGATTGCATCGTCGCAGTTCTTCGTCAGGCAGATCATGAAGGAACTGCTCGGCCGATAG
- a CDS encoding alginate O-acetyltransferase AlgX-related protein, whose protein sequence is MAAITTSPRRWLRRLAAAAFVAMPAWTLWNLAVPSHAVRIGPALVGVTQQVPFDLSLHGFIDGALQKAAVLRIADAMPLRRTLIRLNNQIAYSLFGEITAPGILIGRDGELVQRGYLEEYCSRTIGQADTMADAAIPLLRDIQAYYRDRGKLFLYIVTPSKVADMPDKFTHLIVCPSSPQARAELVPAYVARLRAAGIDVLDLATSTHAMRSDDTPPFPRGGIHWNELVMARGSQQIVNAINTRAGHELLTPFSFTVTVSSPAEGRDRDLAELANLLVAPIDYPTPKLTYSHPSCDGREATRIDAALVGTSFIDPVSEVLTEQACLTRLGQYFYLKLGRSRGGVRQDHLSEAELREVRDVDVMLLEENESLIGRQQYLSLLHQIVRTP, encoded by the coding sequence ATGGCGGCGATTACCACATCACCGCGACGATGGCTCCGCCGGCTGGCGGCCGCTGCCTTTGTGGCGATGCCGGCGTGGACGCTTTGGAATCTCGCGGTGCCGTCGCACGCCGTTCGGATCGGGCCGGCACTTGTCGGCGTCACCCAGCAGGTGCCGTTCGATCTTTCGCTGCACGGCTTCATCGACGGCGCACTGCAGAAAGCGGCCGTGCTGCGAATTGCGGACGCAATGCCGCTGCGGCGAACGTTAATTCGGCTCAACAATCAGATCGCGTATTCGTTGTTCGGCGAGATCACCGCCCCCGGCATCCTGATCGGGCGCGACGGTGAACTCGTGCAGCGCGGCTATCTCGAGGAATATTGCTCGCGCACGATCGGTCAGGCCGACACCATGGCGGATGCCGCGATTCCGCTGCTGCGCGACATTCAGGCCTACTATCGCGATCGCGGCAAACTGTTTCTCTACATCGTGACGCCGTCCAAAGTTGCCGATATGCCGGACAAGTTCACGCATCTGATCGTCTGTCCGAGCAGTCCGCAGGCGCGAGCGGAACTCGTCCCAGCCTACGTTGCGCGGCTACGGGCCGCAGGCATCGATGTGCTCGATCTGGCGACCTCGACCCATGCGATGCGGAGCGACGACACGCCACCGTTCCCGCGCGGTGGCATTCACTGGAACGAGTTGGTGATGGCGCGCGGCAGCCAGCAGATCGTAAATGCGATCAACACCCGGGCGGGACACGAGTTGCTCACGCCGTTTAGCTTTACTGTGACGGTGAGCTCGCCGGCCGAGGGGCGCGACCGCGATCTCGCCGAGCTTGCCAATCTTCTGGTGGCGCCGATCGACTATCCGACGCCGAAACTGACCTACAGTCATCCAAGCTGCGACGGCCGCGAGGCGACGCGGATCGATGCGGCGCTGGTCGGCACCAGCTTCATCGACCCGGTCAGCGAAGTCCTGACCGAGCAGGCGTGTCTGACTCGACTCGGTCAATACTTCTATCTCAAGCTCGGCCGCTCCCGCGGTGGGGTGCGACAGGACCATCTGTCCGAGGCTGAGCTGCGCGAAGTTCGAGACGTCGACGTGATGCTGCTCGAAGAGAACGAAAGCCTGATCGGACGACAACAGTACCTCTCGCTGCTTCACCAGATCGTCAGGACGCCCTGA
- a CDS encoding MBOAT family O-acyltransferase produces MLFYDPLFLTCFPFLYVLYFAAREARTKRWILLIGSGLFYLWGEPLFVPVVVASALIDHLLARRITGSSIVPTKRALLALGVVQNLAILIIYKYTSFALESLNVLLAAGKFSALPVWHIALPIGVSFVTFEKITYLVDSYRGVSQPARRFSDYCLFVFFFPKLLAGPILKYHEIDRQIAVPRGFEWSDCGAGLARFAQGAFKKLLIADPLGHYADQVFGADPATLSMGAAWLGTVCFTLQIYFDFSGYSDMAIGIARMLGFSLRENFNMPYISRSITEFWRRWHISLTTWIRDYLYIPLGGNRGSALVTYRNLWICFLLSGLWHGASWNFVLWGAYNGLFLTLDRVFLERWLQRGGAVIATMATLLIVMLGWVIFRSPDTAHLGGFFGALAGFGHATAWLPPPVSVLWTAALGAALSLIPGLPAFGSLGAAWRSSGVLRLAGYVGLGALGTIAIARAVAIPFQPFIYFRF; encoded by the coding sequence ATGCTCTTCTACGATCCCCTGTTCCTGACCTGCTTTCCGTTCCTCTATGTGCTGTATTTCGCGGCCCGTGAGGCGCGGACCAAGCGCTGGATCCTGCTGATCGGCAGCGGGCTGTTCTACCTCTGGGGCGAGCCGCTGTTCGTGCCTGTGGTGGTGGCCTCGGCGCTGATCGATCATCTGCTGGCGCGGCGAATCACAGGCAGCTCGATCGTCCCGACCAAGCGCGCGCTGCTGGCGCTCGGGGTGGTGCAGAACCTCGCAATCCTGATCATCTATAAATACACCAGTTTTGCGCTCGAGAGCCTGAACGTGCTGCTCGCCGCCGGCAAGTTCAGTGCGCTGCCGGTCTGGCACATCGCGTTGCCGATCGGCGTCTCGTTCGTCACCTTCGAGAAGATCACTTACCTGGTCGACAGCTATCGCGGTGTGTCGCAGCCCGCCCGGCGGTTCTCCGACTACTGCCTTTTCGTGTTCTTCTTTCCGAAGCTGCTGGCTGGCCCGATCCTCAAGTATCATGAGATCGATCGCCAGATCGCTGTGCCACGGGGCTTTGAATGGAGCGATTGCGGCGCAGGTTTGGCGCGGTTCGCCCAAGGCGCGTTCAAGAAGCTGCTGATCGCCGATCCGCTCGGTCACTACGCCGACCAGGTGTTCGGCGCCGATCCGGCGACGCTGTCGATGGGGGCCGCATGGTTAGGTACGGTCTGCTTCACGCTGCAGATCTATTTCGACTTCTCCGGCTATTCCGACATGGCGATCGGGATCGCCCGAATGCTCGGCTTCTCGCTGCGCGAGAACTTCAACATGCCGTACATCTCCCGCTCGATCACCGAGTTCTGGCGACGCTGGCACATTTCGCTCACCACCTGGATTCGCGACTATCTGTACATCCCGCTCGGCGGCAACCGCGGCAGCGCGCTCGTCACCTATCGCAATCTCTGGATCTGTTTCTTGCTGTCCGGCCTGTGGCACGGCGCGAGTTGGAATTTCGTGCTGTGGGGCGCCTATAACGGTCTGTTCCTCACGCTCGACCGGGTGTTCTTGGAGCGTTGGCTGCAACGTGGCGGCGCCGTGATCGCCACCATGGCGACCCTGCTGATCGTGATGCTTGGCTGGGTGATCTTCCGCTCGCCGGATACGGCGCACCTCGGTGGTTTCTTCGGTGCGCTCGCCGGCTTCGGTCATGCAACCGCGTGGCTGCCGCCACCGGTTTCAGTGCTCTGGACGGCTGCGCTCGGCGCAGCGCTGAGCCTGATCCCGGGCCTGCCGGCCTTTGGCTCGCTGGGCGCAGCCTGGCGCAGCAGTGGTGTGCTTCGGCTCGCCGGCTATGTCGGCCTCGGCGCGCTGGGTACGATCGCGATCGCGCGCGCGGTGGCGATCCCGTTTCAGCCCTTCATCTATTTCCGGTTTTGA